One Deltaproteobacteria bacterium DNA window includes the following coding sequences:
- a CDS encoding radical SAM protein, whose translation MKRTRVFFGNAPWKKDGFYGVRAGSRWPHFEEQSMEYMPFPFFLAYATAVLERDGFPVLLVDGIAEGITDEAFLTRIRDFQPDVIVLEISTNSYDKDMYHVARIREENPDKLIILAGLHDEMFKTPWLREHTEVNAVLVGEYEMALLEFAQRLEAGVSPVGTVGLLWRDADGDVFDGGRRPLEPDLSVFPWPARHYLPMYAYRDEPGNIPRPSVQMWASRGCPYGCTFCAWPQIMYASPKYRVRSVEDVVDEMEWLAREYNFASAYFDDDTFNIGKKRMLAFAREVKSRNMDLPFGIMARADLMDREILTELKEAGLWGLKYGVESATQEIVDACDKGLDLEKVKRAVAFTHELGIKMHLTFMFGLPGETWDSAMKTIDMAIAFAPESVQFTVATPFPGSKYWNEITSEGKLRTRDFSKYDGFRSAVVRTDALTGDQLEEILRMANQRWSQFRFQRAG comes from the coding sequence ATGAAGCGTACGCGCGTCTTCTTCGGCAACGCCCCCTGGAAAAAGGACGGGTTCTACGGCGTGCGCGCCGGCAGTCGCTGGCCGCATTTCGAGGAACAGTCCATGGAGTACATGCCGTTCCCGTTCTTTTTGGCATACGCCACGGCGGTGCTGGAGCGGGACGGCTTTCCCGTGCTGCTCGTGGACGGCATCGCCGAGGGCATCACGGATGAGGCGTTCCTCACGCGCATCCGCGACTTCCAACCCGACGTGATCGTGCTCGAGATCTCGACGAACTCGTACGACAAGGACATGTACCATGTCGCGCGCATTCGCGAGGAGAACCCGGACAAGCTCATCATTCTGGCCGGGCTGCACGACGAGATGTTCAAGACGCCATGGCTTCGAGAGCACACCGAGGTCAACGCGGTGCTCGTCGGCGAATACGAGATGGCGCTGCTCGAATTCGCGCAGCGACTCGAAGCGGGCGTGTCGCCCGTGGGCACCGTGGGACTGCTCTGGCGCGACGCCGACGGCGACGTCTTCGACGGCGGACGCCGACCGCTGGAGCCCGATCTCTCGGTCTTTCCGTGGCCGGCGCGCCACTATCTGCCGATGTATGCCTATCGTGACGAGCCGGGAAACATTCCGCGCCCGTCGGTGCAGATGTGGGCGAGTCGGGGTTGCCCTTACGGGTGTACGTTCTGCGCATGGCCGCAGATCATGTACGCGTCGCCCAAGTACCGCGTGCGTTCCGTCGAGGACGTGGTGGACGAGATGGAGTGGCTCGCCCGCGAGTACAACTTCGCGAGCGCGTATTTCGACGACGACACGTTCAACATCGGCAAGAAGCGCATGCTCGCGTTCGCGCGCGAGGTCAAATCGCGCAACATGGATCTGCCCTTCGGCATCATGGCCCGCGCCGACCTGATGGACCGCGAGATCCTGACCGAGCTGAAGGAAGCCGGGCTGTGGGGTCTCAAGTACGGGGTCGAATCGGCCACGCAGGAGATCGTGGACGCCTGCGACAAGGGCCTCGACCTCGAAAAGGTCAAACGCGCGGTCGCGTTCACGCACGAGCTCGGCATCAAGATGCACCTGACCTTCATGTTCGGCCTGCCCGGCGAGACCTGGGACTCGGCGATGAAGACCATCGACATGGCCATCGCCTTCGCGCCCGAATCGGTGCAGTTCACGGTCGCGACGCCATTCCCGGGGTCCAAGTACTGGAACGAGATCACGAGCGAAGGCAAGCTGCGCACGCGCGACTTTTCGAAGTACGACGGGTTCCGCTCGGCCGTGGTGCGTACCGACGCGCTGACCGGCGATCAACTCGAAGAGATCCTGCGCATGGCCAACCAGCGCTGGAGCCAGTTCCGCTTCCAACGCGCCGGCTAA
- a CDS encoding NAD(P)-dependent alcohol dehydrogenase gives MRAAVYRRYGGPEVVSVEIVPRPRPGPGEVLLRVHASTVSSGDARVRSLRVPTGFGLLSRAALGFFGPRKPVLGTELAGEVVALGDGVTDYALGERVAAYPGVALGCHAEYRTMPVKGNIARLPDSISFEQGAALAFGGTAALHFLRDAAKLQSGERVLVIGASGAVGAAAVQLAKHFGASVTGVTSTANVELVRGLGADRVVDYAREPLFGAGDAYDVIFEAVGVHAYAECRAGLANGGRLILCAGSVPQILGSLVRTIGTTHRVLAGGAPERPADLALLVSLAEAGRYAPPIDRTYPLERITEAHAYVDTGRKRGNVVVTMG, from the coding sequence ATGCGCGCCGCTGTGTATCGGCGCTACGGCGGACCCGAGGTGGTCAGCGTCGAAATTGTGCCGCGCCCGCGCCCCGGGCCCGGCGAGGTGCTGTTGCGCGTGCACGCGAGCACGGTGTCGTCGGGCGACGCGCGCGTGCGCAGCCTGCGTGTGCCGACGGGATTCGGCCTGCTGTCGCGGGCGGCTCTGGGTTTCTTCGGGCCGCGCAAGCCGGTGCTCGGCACCGAACTCGCGGGCGAGGTCGTGGCCTTGGGCGACGGCGTCACCGATTACGCCTTGGGCGAGCGCGTCGCGGCGTATCCGGGCGTCGCGCTCGGCTGCCACGCCGAATACCGGACCATGCCCGTGAAGGGCAACATCGCGCGCTTGCCGGACTCGATCTCGTTCGAGCAGGGCGCGGCGCTCGCGTTCGGCGGAACGGCCGCGCTCCACTTCCTGCGCGACGCCGCGAAGCTGCAATCGGGCGAACGCGTGCTCGTGATCGGCGCGTCCGGCGCGGTCGGCGCCGCCGCGGTGCAGCTCGCGAAGCACTTCGGCGCGTCGGTCACGGGCGTGACGAGCACCGCCAACGTCGAACTCGTGCGCGGTCTCGGCGCGGACCGCGTCGTCGATTACGCGCGGGAGCCGCTGTTCGGCGCCGGCGACGCCTACGACGTCATCTTCGAAGCGGTCGGCGTCCATGCGTACGCCGAGTGCCGGGCCGGTCTCGCGAACGGCGGTCGGCTCATCCTGTGCGCCGGCAGCGTGCCGCAAATTCTCGGTTCGCTCGTGCGCACGATCGGGACGACGCACCGCGTGTTGGCGGGCGGCGCACCCGAGCGCCCGGCGGATCTGGCCCTGCTCGTCTCGCTGGCCGAGGCGGGGCGTTACGCGCCGCCGATCGACCGAACATACCCGCTCGAACGCATCACCGAGGCGCACGCGTATGTCGATACGGGACGCAAACGCGGCAACGTTGTCGTGACGATGGGTTGA
- a CDS encoding HAMP domain-containing protein, with protein MKLGIRGKLFVVSLTLMIVVGTASAWILEVNLRGALIGQIGIQLTHLARTCVYAVESMNGPVDMATADVLADRLGETTGARVTFIDGQGVVLGDSSVELAAIPGVENHATRPEVHEALAGHSGTSRRYSTTVKEPFLYVALPWKAADQTGAVRLALPLTQVESEIASFRQLIVAAAFIGLLVAIVMSGLASHWLSRSLRDLARLVAARSTGQSTHRIDIAADDEVGRLAASFNDLIGRYEQTTLEQVHERERIESILESMTEAVLALDDQKRVTLANRAALALLGLDAAPVGRALAEVVRVPALLDLVNAGRPEVLEAEFQLHAASPRRLLAHVSRLKSGTGTVIVLHDVTELRRLEQIRMDFISNLSHELRTPLGVIKANAETLADGALEDTTHARVFVEAIARQADRLHALVRDVLELARMEELSTSLEIAPVRIQSCVNNVIEQLGDAARARGLELVAAVGPGLFVRGNARTLEQALFNLVENAIKYGDAGGHIHIRAANAGDFARIEVEDDGPGIETRHHERIFERFYRVDTGRSRDLGGTGLGLAVVKSAVEAMRGRLGVKNVEPRGSLFWIEIPASDPERV; from the coding sequence ATGAAGCTGGGCATTCGCGGCAAACTCTTCGTCGTCTCACTCACGCTCATGATCGTCGTCGGCACGGCCAGCGCGTGGATTCTCGAAGTGAACCTGCGCGGCGCGCTGATCGGTCAGATCGGGATTCAACTGACGCACCTCGCGCGCACGTGCGTGTACGCGGTCGAGTCCATGAACGGCCCCGTCGACATGGCGACCGCGGATGTGCTGGCCGATCGTCTGGGGGAGACGACCGGAGCGCGCGTGACGTTCATCGACGGGCAGGGCGTCGTGCTCGGCGATTCGTCGGTGGAACTCGCGGCCATTCCCGGCGTGGAAAATCACGCGACGCGACCCGAGGTCCACGAAGCCCTCGCGGGCCACTCGGGCACGTCACGGCGCTACAGCACGACCGTGAAAGAGCCGTTTTTGTACGTGGCTCTCCCGTGGAAGGCTGCCGATCAAACCGGGGCCGTGCGTCTTGCTCTTCCCCTCACGCAGGTCGAGTCGGAGATCGCGTCGTTTCGCCAACTCATCGTGGCGGCGGCGTTCATCGGACTCCTTGTGGCGATCGTCATGAGCGGCCTCGCTTCGCACTGGCTGTCGCGATCCCTGCGCGATCTGGCCCGGCTCGTCGCCGCGCGCTCGACGGGGCAATCGACGCACAGGATCGACATCGCGGCCGACGACGAGGTCGGTCGTCTCGCGGCGAGCTTCAACGACCTGATCGGTCGATATGAGCAAACCACGCTCGAGCAGGTGCACGAGCGCGAGCGGATCGAGTCGATTCTGGAGAGCATGACCGAGGCCGTGTTGGCGCTCGACGATCAGAAGCGCGTGACACTGGCGAACCGCGCCGCGCTCGCGCTGCTCGGCCTCGATGCCGCGCCGGTCGGCCGCGCGCTGGCCGAGGTCGTACGCGTGCCGGCGCTGCTGGATCTGGTCAACGCGGGCCGACCGGAGGTCCTTGAAGCCGAGTTCCAGCTCCATGCCGCGTCGCCCCGGCGCCTGCTCGCCCATGTGTCGCGTCTCAAGTCGGGGACCGGCACCGTGATCGTGCTTCACGACGTGACCGAGTTGCGCCGACTCGAACAGATCCGCATGGACTTCATCTCGAATCTGTCCCACGAGCTGCGCACGCCGCTGGGCGTCATCAAGGCCAATGCCGAAACGCTGGCTGATGGCGCGCTCGAGGACACGACGCATGCGCGGGTCTTCGTCGAGGCGATTGCGCGTCAAGCCGACCGGCTGCACGCGCTCGTGCGCGACGTGCTCGAACTCGCGCGCATGGAGGAGCTCTCGACGAGTCTCGAAATCGCGCCGGTGAGGATTCAGAGCTGCGTCAACAATGTGATCGAGCAACTCGGAGATGCCGCCCGCGCGCGAGGCCTCGAGCTGGTCGCCGCCGTTGGGCCGGGACTCTTCGTTCGCGGAAACGCCCGGACGCTGGAGCAGGCGCTGTTCAACCTCGTGGAAAACGCCATCAAGTACGGCGACGCGGGCGGCCATATCCATATCCGCGCGGCGAACGCGGGGGATTTCGCGCGGATCGAGGTCGAGGACGATGGCCCGGGGATCGAAACGCGCCACCACGAACGAATCTTCGAGCGATTCTACCGGGTCGATACCGGTCGCTCGCGCGATCTGGGCGGCACGGGACTGGGGCTCGCGGTGGTGAAAAGCGCGGTCGAGGCGATGCGCGGACGCCTCGGCGTCAAGAATGTCGAACCACGCGGGTCGCTGTTCTGGATCGAGATTCCGGCTTCAGATCCCGAGCGCGTTTAA
- a CDS encoding inorganic phosphate transporter gives MTPMILTTIAIALLFDFVNGMNDAANSIATVVSTRVLPPGLAVAWAALFNFLAAFFFGVHVATTIGKGVVDPAIITPTLILGALIGASGWAFLCTHFGLPISVSHSLIGGLAGAAVMRGGTDVLIMKGIIKVGIFIVLSPLLGLALGILLMIGMHWLLRSYSKAKVEKIFGRAQLFSAAVFSLSHGANDAQKTMGIIAVLLFSQGLLGDTFHVPWSIILLCHATIALGTLAGGWRVIQTMGTKLTKLRPVGGFAAETAGGLTIISASLLGIPVSTTHTITGAIAGVGAVSNVGAVRWGVFTHIVWAWVLTIPVSAAVGAATYWLLNALGI, from the coding sequence ATGACCCCGATGATTCTCACGACCATCGCGATCGCGCTGCTGTTCGACTTTGTGAACGGCATGAACGATGCGGCAAACTCGATCGCCACGGTCGTTTCCACGCGCGTTTTGCCGCCGGGTCTCGCCGTGGCGTGGGCCGCGCTCTTCAACTTCCTCGCGGCGTTCTTCTTTGGCGTGCACGTCGCCACCACGATCGGCAAGGGCGTCGTCGATCCGGCCATCATCACGCCGACGCTCATCCTGGGTGCGCTGATCGGGGCGAGCGGCTGGGCTTTCCTTTGCACGCACTTCGGCCTGCCGATCAGCGTTTCCCACTCGCTCATCGGCGGGTTGGCCGGCGCGGCCGTCATGCGTGGCGGCACCGACGTGCTCATCATGAAGGGCATTATCAAGGTCGGGATCTTCATCGTCCTCTCGCCGCTGCTCGGACTCGCGTTGGGCATCTTGTTGATGATCGGAATGCACTGGCTGCTGCGTTCGTATTCGAAAGCCAAGGTCGAGAAGATCTTCGGACGCGCCCAGCTTTTCTCGGCCGCGGTTTTTTCGCTCAGCCACGGGGCCAACGACGCGCAGAAGACCATGGGGATCATCGCGGTCCTGTTGTTCTCGCAGGGATTGTTGGGCGATACGTTTCACGTGCCGTGGTCAATCATTTTACTGTGTCACGCGACGATCGCCCTGGGTACATTGGCGGGCGGTTGGCGCGTGATTCAGACGATGGGCACCAAGCTGACCAAGTTGCGGCCCGTGGGAGGATTCGCCGCGGAAACGGCGGGCGGATTGACGATCATCTCCGCCTCGTTGCTCGGCATTCCCGTGAGTACGACGCATACGATCACCGGCGCCATCGCGGGCGTGGGCGCGGTGTCCAACGTCGGCGCGGTGCGTTGGGGAGTGTTCACCCACATCGTGTGGGCGTGGGTGCTGACGATTCCCGTCTCCGCGGCGGTCGGCGCTGCGACCTACTGGTTGTTAAACGCGCTCGGGATCTGA
- a CDS encoding DUF47 domain-containing protein translates to MFRAWLPRKDEFFALFDQHTTTALLAGLAIRDALTNLHDNAEAIARVERAEHACDKITHDTVDLLRSSFITPFDREEIRRLISRLDDIVDYIESAAHRLTLFRILEVPPEVVELASVLIRTQEQVVDMVKMLRTMKKNQEMHDHVKEINRLENEGDKLHRKGIAALFENGGDPLTVMKLKDLYEILETAIDCCEDVAQVVEGIIIEHES, encoded by the coding sequence GTGTTTCGCGCATGGCTTCCCCGCAAAGACGAATTTTTCGCCCTCTTCGATCAGCACACGACGACCGCTCTTCTGGCCGGGCTGGCCATTCGCGACGCACTCACGAATCTGCATGACAACGCCGAGGCGATCGCGCGCGTCGAGCGGGCCGAGCACGCGTGCGACAAGATCACGCACGACACGGTCGATCTGCTGCGCAGTTCGTTCATCACGCCGTTCGACCGCGAGGAAATCCGCAGGCTGATCTCGCGGCTCGACGACATCGTCGATTACATCGAGTCCGCGGCGCATCGGTTGACGCTGTTTCGCATTCTCGAAGTGCCGCCGGAGGTGGTGGAGCTGGCGAGCGTCCTGATCCGCACGCAGGAACAGGTGGTCGACATGGTGAAGATGCTGCGGACGATGAAAAAAAATCAGGAAATGCACGACCACGTGAAAGAGATCAACCGGCTCGAAAACGAAGGCGACAAGCTGCACCGCAAGGGCATCGCGGCGCTTTTCGAAAACGGCGGCGATCCGCTCACGGTGATGAAGCTCAAAGATCTCTACGAGATTTTGGAGACGGCCATCGACTGCTGCGAAGACGTGGCGCAGGTCGTCGAAGGCATCATCATCGAACACGAGTCGTGA
- a CDS encoding CehA/McbA family metallohydrolase: protein MNFQRLVAGWVWLLLLAFFAVGCGCGDDDDDNDSASPSDDDTDDDTSDDDTDDDTGDDDTWPPLPDDDADDDTEEPWDNLSDELSPGEIRAGFIADEDELIGGPRARGEIGDLKLYNSEIEVIIRSPEHPGVGWTKATGLIADADIARPASEPGQDAVWSLEQLVGFLRAFSASEVEILENGRNGRVVIRATGKDIGIDIVDLVAPTWSHDLEIQNDYILEPDTDVLRIVTTVTSLNDNERTVFIADAPMWGDYCPVFAPRAGFETGEFDPLAAVRWVGGICDPSMNVSYALMTTNSERKFFAPYLDDEVLPLIQGGQGFGPNVHTHTYERRFVIGKGGSEAFEAELAAQDGEETFGTLQGTLDSAKADGEFADVQIIVQDEGPDGTNFRSIIKPDSTGAFSIMLPGGDYSLTLQGDGRVTAAPVDVEVDAGETTTQDLDANLPGKLEFTVTDGDDDPVPCKLTFQPGHDAPVGAGVAHRVFSISGTGTANVLPGDYTVTISRGYEYEIDVHNVTIEAGDTAVLEGQIERVVDSTGWMAGDFHIHTEYSIDSQAPAAVRVHEFASECLEMPVVTDHDYRPDYAPIVTALNAGAFTQPIRGSEVSPVYGHFNTWPLDARPDKPDYYGVPMVEYADGVIVQRYQFPDMWDIARADFGAEIVQINHPRDGSGWFTWIGYDNTIGVSSAHPNRWRDDFQAIEVFNSGQTDHGTLDDWFSFLDQGYAYTMTGNSDTHGVGDTPGNPRNVFAMPDDDPATADPEDMVDSIQSQKSFVSNGPFVTFEISGMGLGELLTDQDGTVDLEIIVQAPSWVRVNYLRVYSNHQSIVHEEAIAETTDVVRFNDIVSLPCTEDAYFVVEVGHDSATLRPVVSDTVFAITNPIYVDEDGNSEFDPPGLL, encoded by the coding sequence ATGAACTTTCAGCGGCTGGTGGCGGGTTGGGTGTGGCTGCTTCTTCTGGCGTTTTTCGCGGTCGGGTGCGGCTGCGGAGATGACGACGACGACAACGATTCCGCCTCGCCGTCCGATGACGACACGGACGACGATACGTCCGATGACGACACCGACGACGACACCGGCGACGACGACACGTGGCCGCCGCTGCCGGACGACGACGCGGACGACGACACCGAGGAACCGTGGGATAACCTCTCCGACGAACTCAGTCCCGGTGAAATCCGCGCGGGCTTCATCGCGGACGAGGACGAACTGATCGGCGGGCCGCGCGCGCGCGGCGAGATCGGCGATCTCAAGCTCTACAACAGCGAAATCGAGGTCATCATCCGCTCGCCCGAGCATCCGGGCGTGGGCTGGACAAAGGCTACCGGCCTCATCGCAGATGCCGATATCGCGCGGCCCGCGAGTGAGCCGGGACAGGACGCCGTTTGGTCGCTCGAGCAACTTGTCGGTTTCCTTCGCGCATTCTCGGCGTCCGAGGTCGAGATTCTCGAGAACGGCCGCAACGGCCGCGTCGTGATTCGCGCAACCGGCAAAGACATCGGCATCGACATCGTGGACCTCGTCGCCCCGACGTGGAGCCACGATCTCGAAATCCAGAACGACTACATCCTCGAACCCGACACCGACGTGCTGCGCATCGTCACCACCGTGACAAGCCTGAACGACAACGAGCGGACGGTCTTCATCGCCGACGCGCCGATGTGGGGCGACTACTGCCCGGTGTTCGCGCCGCGTGCGGGCTTCGAGACGGGTGAGTTCGATCCGCTCGCCGCGGTGCGCTGGGTCGGCGGCATCTGCGACCCGTCGATGAACGTGTCCTACGCGCTGATGACCACGAACTCGGAACGCAAGTTCTTCGCTCCGTATCTGGACGACGAAGTCCTTCCGCTCATTCAGGGCGGCCAGGGATTCGGACCGAACGTGCACACGCACACCTACGAGCGTCGTTTCGTCATCGGCAAGGGCGGCAGCGAAGCATTCGAGGCCGAGCTCGCCGCGCAGGACGGCGAGGAGACCTTCGGCACGTTGCAGGGAACGCTCGACTCGGCGAAGGCCGACGGCGAATTCGCGGACGTGCAGATCATCGTGCAGGACGAGGGGCCCGACGGCACGAACTTCCGGTCGATCATCAAGCCCGACAGCACGGGCGCTTTTTCGATCATGCTGCCCGGAGGCGACTACTCACTGACCTTGCAGGGCGACGGACGCGTCACGGCCGCCCCGGTGGACGTCGAGGTGGACGCCGGCGAAACCACGACGCAGGACCTGGACGCGAACCTGCCCGGAAAGCTCGAATTCACCGTCACCGACGGCGACGATGATCCGGTCCCATGCAAGCTGACATTCCAGCCGGGCCACGACGCCCCGGTGGGCGCGGGCGTGGCGCACCGCGTGTTCTCCATCAGCGGCACGGGCACGGCCAACGTGCTGCCGGGCGACTACACCGTGACGATCTCGCGCGGCTACGAATACGAAATCGACGTTCACAACGTCACGATCGAGGCGGGTGATACGGCGGTGCTCGAGGGCCAGATCGAGCGCGTGGTCGATTCGACGGGGTGGATGGCGGGAGACTTCCACATCCACACCGAGTACTCGATCGACTCTCAGGCCCCGGCGGCGGTTCGCGTGCACGAGTTCGCGTCGGAGTGCCTCGAAATGCCCGTCGTGACCGATCACGACTATCGCCCCGACTACGCGCCGATCGTCACCGCGCTGAATGCCGGAGCGTTTACGCAACCCATTCGCGGCTCCGAGGTGAGTCCGGTTTACGGCCACTTCAATACGTGGCCGCTCGATGCTCGCCCCGACAAGCCGGATTACTACGGCGTGCCGATGGTGGAATACGCCGATGGCGTGATCGTGCAGCGCTATCAGTTCCCCGACATGTGGGATATCGCGCGCGCGGACTTCGGCGCGGAGATCGTGCAGATCAATCACCCGCGCGACGGAAGCGGCTGGTTTACCTGGATCGGTTACGACAACACCATCGGCGTATCGTCAGCGCATCCCAATCGGTGGCGCGACGACTTTCAGGCCATCGAGGTGTTCAATTCGGGTCAGACCGATCATGGAACGCTCGACGACTGGTTCAGTTTCCTCGATCAGGGTTACGCGTACACCATGACCGGCAACTCCGACACGCACGGCGTCGGCGACACGCCGGGCAACCCGCGCAACGTCTTCGCCATGCCCGACGACGATCCGGCGACCGCCGATCCCGAGGACATGGTCGATTCCATCCAGTCGCAGAAGAGCTTCGTGAGCAACGGACCTTTCGTCACGTTTGAGATCTCGGGCATGGGCCTCGGCGAACTCTTGACCGATCAGGATGGAACGGTCGATCTGGAGATCATCGTTCAGGCGCCGTCGTGGGTGCGCGTCAACTATCTGCGTGTCTATTCGAATCACCAGTCCATCGTGCACGAGGAAGCGATCGCGGAGACGACCGACGTTGTCCGTTTCAATGACATCGTCTCGCTGCCGTGCACCGAAGACGCCTATTTCGTCGTCGAGGTGGGCCACGACTCCGCGACGCTGCGCCCCGTCGTCAGCGACACGGTCTTCGCGATTACGAATCCGATCTACGTGGACGAGGACGGCAACAGCGAGTTCGACCCGCCGGGATTGCTCTGA
- a CDS encoding radical SAM protein: MARGNRPIERISFVYTPYGSIKNEPGIKVVKDNYGVFPSLSLAYVAAVAEKAGAKIQFIDAHALGLSKPQTIKRLNSFRPDLVAYTTTTNLFHQNLDWFRDIREATGVPSMVGGVHMGIYPKETMVHGCLDFGITGEAEETLPEFLTAYNAGGDLSAVKGLIWRTDDGEAVVNPYAPLYADVDSAPFPARHHLPNHLYYSFISQFRNFTPLITSRGCPFHCIFCEQGGLKFRPRSPENLCDEIQECLDAYSIREFDFFDSSFTTDKRRVIRICEEIINRKQKFAWALRSRVDLINEEMLKYLKEAGCKRIYFGIESGNEAILKTLKKKTTVKRIKEIVHATNKIGIDTFGYFMVGSPGETVDTVKQTITLAKELDLDYAQFSKVTPMPATEMYQMLMKENGGHDYWRDFIANPVDELFIPRPGCDMTEEEVQNWARKAYMKFYFRPRYVLRALLRIKSWEELARSAYTAFAMLWEQRSIITQIRGRRAAVSA; this comes from the coding sequence ATGGCCCGCGGTAACCGACCGATCGAACGAATCAGCTTCGTCTACACGCCCTACGGGTCCATCAAAAACGAACCCGGAATCAAGGTCGTCAAGGACAACTACGGAGTTTTCCCGAGCCTGTCGCTGGCGTATGTGGCGGCGGTGGCCGAGAAGGCCGGCGCGAAGATCCAGTTCATCGACGCGCACGCGCTGGGCCTGTCCAAGCCGCAGACGATCAAGCGCCTGAATTCGTTCCGCCCCGACCTCGTCGCTTACACGACGACGACCAATCTCTTCCACCAAAACCTCGACTGGTTCCGCGACATCCGTGAGGCCACGGGCGTTCCGTCGATGGTGGGCGGCGTCCACATGGGGATTTACCCCAAGGAGACGATGGTCCACGGGTGCCTCGATTTCGGCATCACGGGCGAGGCCGAGGAAACGCTGCCGGAATTTCTGACGGCGTACAACGCGGGCGGCGACCTGTCCGCGGTGAAGGGCCTGATCTGGCGCACGGACGACGGCGAGGCGGTGGTGAATCCCTACGCGCCGCTTTACGCCGATGTGGATAGCGCCCCGTTTCCGGCGCGCCACCACCTGCCCAACCATCTCTACTACTCGTTCATCAGCCAGTTCCGGAACTTCACGCCGCTCATCACGAGCCGCGGCTGCCCGTTCCACTGCATCTTCTGCGAGCAGGGCGGGTTGAAATTCCGGCCGCGCTCGCCCGAAAACCTGTGCGACGAGATCCAGGAGTGCCTGGACGCTTACTCGATCCGCGAATTCGACTTCTTCGACTCGAGCTTCACCACCGACAAGCGCCGCGTGATCCGCATTTGCGAGGAGATCATCAACCGCAAGCAGAAATTCGCGTGGGCGCTGCGCAGCCGTGTGGACCTCATCAACGAGGAGATGCTCAAGTACCTCAAGGAAGCGGGCTGCAAGCGCATCTACTTCGGCATCGAGTCGGGCAACGAGGCGATCCTCAAGACGCTCAAGAAAAAGACGACCGTGAAGCGCATCAAGGAGATCGTCCACGCCACCAACAAGATCGGCATCGACACCTTCGGCTACTTCATGGTCGGCAGCCCGGGCGAGACCGTGGACACCGTGAAGCAGACGATCACGCTGGCGAAGGAACTCGACCTCGACTACGCGCAGTTCTCGAAGGTCACGCCCATGCCCGCCACCGAGATGTATCAGATGCTGATGAAGGAAAACGGCGGGCACGATTACTGGCGCGATTTCATCGCCAACCCGGTCGACGAGCTGTTCATCCCGCGGCCCGGCTGCGACATGACCGAGGAAGAGGTCCAGAACTGGGCACGCAAGGCGTACATGAAGTTTTACTTCCGACCGCGCTACGTGCTGCGCGCGCTGCTGCGCATCAAGAGCTGGGAAGAGCTGGCGCGCTCGGCCTACACCGCCTTCGCCATGCTCTGGGAACAGCGGTCGATCATCACGCAGATCCGCGGCCGACGCGCCGCCGTTTCGGCGTGA
- a CDS encoding TlpA family protein disulfide reductase — MRTCRLHLWFVIGALAAMAVACGHYEKQWDGEEYDDGSGDAAAGDDDLPPIQALDDDDDDDTGDDDDGGTPVPNWSWVNDEGDTVELYDFMGSVVMLNAGAGWCVPCREEAPLLESDLYQEYRDEGFEIIELLVEDNENNPPSQEFLQGWRDEYGLTYTICADPAWTLMPYFTEGSLPFTLFLDRAMVPRSSRHGYDKAVYQGVIEQLLE, encoded by the coding sequence ATGCGCACTTGTCGCCTTCATTTGTGGTTCGTCATCGGGGCTCTTGCCGCGATGGCGGTCGCCTGCGGCCACTACGAGAAGCAGTGGGACGGCGAGGAATACGACGACGGCTCGGGAGATGCCGCGGCGGGCGACGACGACCTGCCGCCGATCCAGGCGCTGGACGACGATGACGACGACGACACGGGCGACGACGACGACGGTGGCACGCCGGTTCCCAACTGGTCGTGGGTGAACGACGAGGGCGACACGGTCGAGCTCTACGACTTCATGGGCAGCGTGGTCATGCTGAACGCCGGCGCGGGGTGGTGCGTGCCATGCCGCGAGGAAGCGCCGCTGTTGGAATCGGATTTGTATCAGGAGTATCGCGACGAGGGATTCGAGATCATCGAGCTGCTCGTCGAGGACAACGAAAACAACCCGCCGAGCCAGGAATTCCTGCAAGGGTGGCGCGACGAATACGGGCTCACGTACACGATCTGCGCCGATCCGGCGTGGACGCTGATGCCGTACTTCACCGAGGGCTCGCTGCCCTTCACGCTCTTCCTCGACCGCGCGATGGTGCCCCGGTCCAGTCGCCACGGTTACGACAAGGCGGTGTACCAGGGCGTCATCGAGCAGCTTTTGGAATGA